aaaattctttccaGCCTTCAGGATATCTCAAACCACTTCAAGAAGATGATATGGAAAACGATGAAATAGTCTCTGTAGCCATTGGACCACCAGCTATACGACCAATATACGATAAAATGGTTAAAAATCCACACAAAATCATTAATCGTACCACAAATTCTTATGAAACTGCAGCGGCGAACCTCGTAAAAGATGTTTTAGTGCAAATAGGAAGAGAGTTCTTAACGCGTCAAGTTAATGAAGATTTTGTATTCGGACAATACGTTGGAAACTCAATGAGAAATTTAACTAATGATTTGAGGCTAAAAATGCAGCATGAAATTTTGgatataatagttaaatatcaaaaaattacTAGTGAAAAGGATGTTAATGTAGTGCAGACAACAACAGCAAATTCGCCCGAAGAAAAGTTTTCGGTCGTCGTCTTAAAAGATCCACAAACTGAGAAGAAAACAGCAAACGATACTGAAGATGCTTGGCCTGATTTTACCAATTTAGCTAAGATTGTAGGTTAGATATAACTATTtacaatcataaaattaattgaagtaATGTACGTAGTAGTAAgtatctatctataaaataatacagattTATTCTTTGCTTGgtaaaaacactatattaagttattattatttaatcaaagaCGAAAAATTTTGTTActgaaaaacaataatttgattCTTCAAGTAAATCTCGacaatctttattcaatatagaaatgattacacttgcttattaatagtcaaaaatccaccacctgttcggaatttaacagctcggacctgagaagaacaggcgcaaggaactcagtaggatattttttttatatagcgtAATATTTATAAGTCTAGATTGAGTTTCGTTTTCTTCAGAGTTGTTCCATACATCAGTACATAGCCTGTTCGAAAATTCCATTATGTGACTCATGAATTAACTCCATATCTTGATTTCGATAATAtcacattaagcacatataaaaaaCATCCTAGACAACATTTCGGGAGGTGTAACTTtgtatgaatttaaaacaaGGGGTGGGGACGGATACCTCGTATAGAAACGTGCTTCTTACACACAGAGTATTAGAGAACGGTGGCAGAGAGCAGAGCTTTTGTTGTCAGAGAATATATgactaacaaaaaaaactattcaatCAAAATTTTTTTAACTGTCACTCGCTCTTTCTGGCACAGTAAGTTCAATCTAAATGCATGTTTCCACGGATTGTTAACACCTAAACACGGACCGACGTTAACTCGACTTATCCTATCTAATACGGATCTGCCGGCTCCCATTACAGCGTTGCAAAGCAATTTGCCATCTGAAAAGGATATTTTTctactatttttattcattgctCTGAATGGTCTTTCATGTTAGTCCGCACGACGTTAAGGCTTTTAGTTTTCAAAAGGATTCCTGCAAAATGTGGTCCTTAATattgactttatttataatgaaaactgCGAATaaacgtttttgttttaaaaattcctTTGTTTCCGTAATTTGATACcccttcataaaaaaattaaaaaaatctttcctctgtttaatatatattttatactaattatgCACCATTAAATTATTACCATTTCTGATAATGGAACTAAACCTAAAGGAAAAATCTgcctattttaaaaattgacacCTCTTTTTAGTATTTTCATCTGATGTAAGTGTTCcagttttactaatattttatggtGGAATTCTGGACATGCTTAGGTAAGACTACGATTTCCATTGTCAGGCAGTGGATACGGTCAACGACGCACATCACGTCGCTTCTGACGTGAAATATGAAATTggatatttaatagtaattacgAAAACTTAAAGGttagtaatataaaaagtttgttatttatgaattttgcataaattttatagtatatatatataagttacaaACAAATTCCAGAAAAATTGAACTGCAATAGTTCTTCTAGGACCatacttgaaaaatatatacataccaaaatatatattcatacaaaatgGGATATTTGGACGCTTGATCCTGGATGTAAGATGGAGCCCAGTTGAGCACTTTTCTCAACTGGGCCCGAAACTCACCAATGTTGCTACTTTTTGGGCCAACTCTTGCCCAACGTAAAATGGCCAGAATCGCATGTATTGTAGCCTCTTTGAAACTGTACCGTGCACCTACACAAATTGACGTTCTCACTGTTCAGAACAACATTCTTCTGAGGAGACCATCTTAGGCGGGCTAAATGTCGCATCTTCATAGTACACGCTACAAATCCCCTGATTCCCCCAAAAATACAGAGTAAGTACCACTGCTTTTGTGTTGGGTATTCAGGACAACAGGCGCCAGTGAGTCCGAATACAGCCCATTCAATGCATGGAAAGTTTTTAGAGCGAGACAAATAAtctctataaattataataacatcaaTATCATAATAACTACAGAATTTGCTCCATTGcttcaatgcaggttggtgggtaggtgcaggtttcctcacaatgaattccttcaccaccgatcacgagatgaattataaatagaaattaaattaagcacatgaagatTTAGTGGTGTCTACTTAGGTTCGAACAGAGCCATCTCGGGTCGTCAAATAGTTAGTTATTGGTCGGCGAATAGCGTACTTGTAAACTGGAATATCTAGTGTATGTTGATTGAGAAGTTCTCATATAGATCGCACTCAAGAACAGATTTCCAATTTCGTTCCAATTTATTCACAGAGAGACGAAAGGGTGAAAATTCATCTGGGTGATGAATTTCAAACTTCAAAGCTAATTAGAACCTACTTCTTTGCTCTTTGACAGTTGAAGGAGTACGACGTCTCTcttatttttttctcaaatttgaatataaccAATTTTTATGTCTTGGTAAGCTGAATAGAATTGCCCCAAATAACGCGATCCAGTCGAACGAAATAATATGGatatattgttttcaaaaatataatgtactagtagtcgcccgtggcttcgcttgttattgtgttaggcaaaaaaatattctttatcctttcttggagttcaaggttgcttcatagcaaatgtcatca
This window of the Vanessa cardui chromosome 5, ilVanCard2.1, whole genome shotgun sequence genome carries:
- the LOC124529775 gene encoding uncharacterized protein LOC124529775, translating into MDARSLSIFFLLLTPVVIEPWQTLDARPSQEMRRHLHYHSKRHMLPRDSGRKKHITTQRSKEFRKKPSGYLKPLQEDDMENDEIVSVAIGPPAIRPIYDKMVKNPHKIINRTTNSYETAAANLVKDVLVQIGREFLTRQVNEDFVFGQYVGNSMRNLTNDLRLKMQHEILDIIVKYQKITSEKDVNVVQTTTANSPEEKFSVVVLKDPQTEKKTANDTEDAWPDFTNLAKIVG